Proteins encoded by one window of Negativicutes bacterium:
- the pcp gene encoding pyroglutamyl-peptidase I, with protein MHKVLLTGFQPFGGETVNPAWVAVREMTGKIILDHEIVTGEIPVVRYAALIATDRLIEHYQPEIVINVGQAGGALVMRVERIGINCDDYSIPDNAGNQPIGEAIVPDGPAAYFVTLPIKAMVKEMNGANIPAEVSNSAGTYLCNHVCYGVSHLTATKYPGILSGFIHIPFLPEQAAGKRGRPSMASATVVRGLEAAVSAAIRYRKGDIDAEGGALH; from the coding sequence ATGCATAAAGTACTGTTAACCGGTTTTCAACCTTTTGGCGGCGAAACGGTCAATCCAGCCTGGGTAGCCGTCCGGGAGATGACCGGTAAGATCATTCTGGATCATGAAATTGTAACCGGTGAAATTCCGGTGGTCCGCTACGCCGCTTTAATCGCCACAGATCGGCTGATCGAGCATTATCAGCCGGAGATTGTAATCAATGTCGGTCAAGCCGGCGGCGCTCTGGTGATGCGGGTGGAACGGATCGGCATCAATTGCGACGATTATTCCATCCCTGACAATGCCGGCAATCAGCCAATAGGAGAAGCAATCGTACCGGATGGGCCGGCCGCCTATTTTGTGACGCTACCCATCAAAGCCATGGTAAAAGAAATGAACGGTGCCAATATTCCTGCCGAAGTCTCCAATTCCGCCGGGACTTATCTTTGCAATCATGTTTGCTACGGCGTTTCGCATCTGACTGCCACGAAATATCCCGGGATCCTCAGCGGATTCATCCACATCCCCTTCCTGCCGGAACAGGCTGCCGGTAAAAGAGGGCGTCCCAGCATGGCGTCGGCCACTGTCGTCAGGGGCCTGGAAGCGGCCGTCAGCGCTGCCATTCGTTACCGCAAAGGCGATATCGACGCCGAAGGCGGCGCATTGCACTAA
- a CDS encoding VanZ family protein translates to MRRKNDTGLSQAWDRKAICRLLSWFAVIAWMLLIFSFSQAPAPVSAAASLSVTERLLRFFGRTPTRQTLAYYESFVRSAAHFGLFFVLGCLIKLALTQSQAAHSLRRAILFSGGYALSDETHQLFVGGRAFQISDLLLDWSGCVLGACLILLLFWLFSKKEKIRAN, encoded by the coding sequence GTGCGGCGGAAGAATGATACTGGCTTGAGTCAAGCGTGGGACAGAAAGGCGATTTGCCGTTTACTCAGTTGGTTTGCTGTCATCGCCTGGATGCTGCTGATCTTTTCGTTTTCGCAGGCACCGGCTCCGGTCTCGGCAGCGGCCAGCTTAAGTGTCACCGAACGGCTGCTGCGCTTTTTCGGTCGGACGCCGACGCGCCAGACGCTGGCATACTATGAAAGCTTCGTCCGCTCAGCCGCCCATTTCGGTTTATTTTTCGTTTTGGGCTGCCTGATCAAGCTTGCCTTGACGCAGAGCCAAGCGGCGCATTCGCTGCGGCGGGCGATTCTGTTCAGTGGCGGTTATGCGCTCAGCGATGAAACACATCAGCTGTTTGTCGGGGGCAGAGCCTTTCAAATCAGTGATTTGCTGCTGGATTGGTCCGGCTGTGTTTTAGGGGCTTGTCTCATTCTGCTTTTATTTTGGCTGTTCAGCAAAAAAGAAAAAATCCGCGCCAATTGA
- a CDS encoding MFS transporter: MRKASVFRLLAYYFMICIVSNFAHPITPTFLQKINCPDSMFGLAFAAMALANFLMASFWGRFGDNYGYVKALGIACVGYAAGQFLFGQANGPVTVLIGRFIAGAFLSGQAVSVMAYLATAAKDNAVNGQYMAIFAALTSIGAAIGYLIGGFLGDLALASWGGNLRIVFYLQVAGLLLIVLISSVLVGETQTVFSKKRLSPAEINPISNIIRSSHLVRGSMLMFLVIVFITSFATNAQDQSFNYFLKAQLNFPPSYNGIFKAVVGIIALTANLTINIWINRHTDSRKSIIPVIAMCGVSLIFLVIAQDQVFFLASALIFYIFNAIYVPIQQALVVRNNSSSKGEISGVFNAAKALGMCTGPLFSGLVFAANPRLPFLAASLAFLLATALSVYNLMQFRKEDRLAPLT; encoded by the coding sequence TTGCGTAAAGCATCCGTTTTTCGACTCTTGGCATATTACTTTATGATCTGTATCGTATCCAATTTTGCTCATCCAATCACGCCTACCTTCCTGCAAAAAATCAATTGTCCGGACTCCATGTTTGGGTTGGCCTTTGCTGCGATGGCGCTGGCGAACTTCCTTATGGCGTCCTTTTGGGGACGTTTCGGTGATAATTACGGTTACGTCAAAGCATTGGGGATTGCCTGTGTTGGTTATGCGGCCGGTCAATTTCTTTTCGGACAAGCCAACGGTCCCGTCACCGTTCTGATCGGGCGTTTCATCGCCGGTGCTTTTCTGTCGGGGCAGGCTGTCAGCGTGATGGCTTATTTGGCAACCGCCGCCAAGGACAATGCAGTCAACGGGCAGTATATGGCGATCTTTGCCGCTCTGACTTCCATTGGCGCGGCCATCGGTTATTTAATCGGCGGTTTCCTGGGTGATCTGGCGTTAGCCTCCTGGGGAGGCAATTTGCGGATTGTTTTCTACCTTCAGGTTGCCGGTTTGCTGTTGATTGTTTTGATCAGTTCAGTCTTGGTTGGCGAGACGCAGACGGTCTTTTCCAAAAAGCGTCTGTCGCCGGCTGAAATTAACCCAATCAGCAATATCATTCGTTCGTCTCATCTGGTTCGCGGCTCCATGCTGATGTTTTTAGTCATCGTTTTCATCACCAGCTTTGCCACCAATGCGCAGGATCAATCGTTTAATTACTTTTTGAAAGCGCAGTTGAATTTTCCGCCTTCCTATAACGGAATTTTTAAAGCTGTGGTCGGCATCATCGCCTTAACGGCCAATCTGACCATCAATATCTGGATTAACCGGCATACAGACAGCCGCAAATCGATCATTCCGGTCATCGCAATGTGCGGTGTTTCTTTAATCTTTTTAGTGATTGCCCAAGACCAGGTTTTTTTTCTGGCTTCCGCCTTGATCTTTTATATTTTCAATGCCATTTATGTTCCCATTCAGCAGGCGCTCGTTGTGCGCAACAATAGCAGCAGCAAAGGCGAGATCTCCGGTGTCTTCAACGCAGCCAAAGCGCTGGGCATGTGCACCGGACCCTTGTTTTCCGGTTTGGTTTTTGCCGCCAACCCCAGGCTGCCGTTCCTGGCTGCTTCTCTGGCCTTCCTTCTGGCGACCGCTTTATCTGTTTATAACCTGATGCAATTTCGCAAAGAAGACCGTCTGGCGCCGCTGACTTAG